A genome region from Stenotrophomonas maltophilia includes the following:
- a CDS encoding DUF2946 domain-containing protein, which produces MTRLSRPQRLLLQLAILATLLMVLAPLVSRALQAPPMDHAAMGHDMHDMAMAGHDHHGAAPAAPNRPADPHAMHGEACEYCVLAMRLLPWLAVLVLLLPLLWRPRLVFPWSQQVLPALHWPAHAARGPPRVSIVR; this is translated from the coding sequence CCTTCTGCTCCAGCTCGCCATCCTGGCGACGCTGCTGATGGTGCTTGCGCCGCTGGTCAGCCGCGCGCTGCAGGCGCCGCCGATGGACCACGCCGCCATGGGCCATGACATGCACGACATGGCCATGGCCGGGCACGATCATCATGGCGCTGCGCCGGCAGCGCCCAACCGCCCCGCCGATCCCCACGCCATGCACGGCGAAGCCTGCGAGTACTGCGTGCTGGCCATGCGCCTGCTGCCGTGGCTGGCGGTGCTGGTGCTGCTGTTGCCGTTGCTGTGGCGGCCGCGCCTGGTGTTCCCGTGGTCGCAGCAGGTGCTGCCCGCGCTGCACTGGCCAGCACATGCCGCACGTGGGCCACCACGCGTCTCCATCGTCCGCTGA